Proteins encoded by one window of Dreissena polymorpha isolate Duluth1 chromosome 11, UMN_Dpol_1.0, whole genome shotgun sequence:
- the LOC127850632 gene encoding sentrin-specific protease 1-like: MYDLLMLPQCKGNNHLVLLVASVMSRTVTIYDSLGGNNKALFDLFCQFMCQRAQIVKDGLEKFSSEFKAPPCNKQRHGNSCGVFALMTAKCLVMKKHPTMLRQAHDSFYRD, from the exons atgtatgatctacttatgctgccacaatgtaaaggcaacaatcacttggttttgctggttgcaagtgttatgtccaggactgtaaccatttacgactcgttgggtggtaacaacaaggccttgttcgatttgttctg ccagttcatgtgtcaacgagcgcaaattgtgaaagatggcttggaaaaattcagttcagagttcaaagcgccaccttgcaacaaacagcgccatggaaacagctgtggagtgtttgcattgatg actgccaaatgtttggtcatgaaaaagcatcccacaatgttgcgacaggcccatgattcattttatcgagactag